One part of the Marmota flaviventris isolate mMarFla1 chromosome 4, mMarFla1.hap1, whole genome shotgun sequence genome encodes these proteins:
- the Mab21l1 gene encoding putative nucleotidyltransferase MAB21L1 yields the protein MIAAQAKLVYHLNKYYNEKCQARKAAIAKTIREVCKVVSDVLKEVEVQEPRFISSLNEMDNRYEGLEVISPTEFEVVLYLNQMGVFNFVDDGSLPGCAVLKLSDGRKRSMSLWVEFITASGYLSARKIRSRFQTLVAQAVDKCSYRDVVKMVADTSEVKLRIRDRYVVQITPAFKCTGIWPRSAAHWPLPHIPWPGPNRVAEVKAEGFNLLSKECHSLAGKQSSAESDAWVLQFAEAENRLQMGGCRKKCLSILKTLRDRHLELPGQPLNNYHMKTLVSYECEKHPRESDWDESCLGDRLNGILLQLISCLQCRRCPHYFLPNLDLFQGKPHSALENAAKQTWRLAREILTNPKSLEKL from the coding sequence ATGATCGCGGCCCAGGCCAAGCTGGTCTACCATCTGAATAAGTACTACAATGAAAAATGCCAAGCCAGGAAAGCTGCCATTGCCAAAACTATCCGGGAAGTCTGTAAAGTAGTTTCCGACGTACTGAAGGAAGTGGAAGTGCAGGAGCCCCGGTTCATCAGCTCTCTCAACGAGATGGACAATCGCTACGAGGGCCTGGAGGTCATCTCCCCTACCGAATTTGAAGTGGTGCTTTATCTTAACCAAATGGGGGTGTTCAACTTCGTGGACGACGGCTCGCTGCCCGGCTGCGCGGTGCTGAAGTTGAGCGACGGGCGCAAGAGGAGCATGTCCCTCTGGGTGGAATTCATTACCGCCTCCGGCTACCTCTCGGCGCGCAAAATCCGGTCCAGGTTTCAGACGCTGGTGGCTCAGGCAGTAGACAAATGTAGCTACAGGGATGTGGTAAAGATGGTGGCTGACACCAGCGAAGTGAAACTGAGAATCCGAGATAGGTACGTGGTGCAGATTACCCCAGCTTTCAAATGCACCGGGATCTGGCCAAGGAGTGCTGCCCACTGGCCACTTCCCCACATCCCCTGGCCAGGACCCAACCGGGTGGCAGAGGTCAAAGCGGAAGGGTTCAATCTCTTGTCCAAGGAGTGCCACTCCCTGGCCGGCAAACAGAGCTCGGCAGAGAGCGACGCCTGGGTGCTGCAGTTCGCGGAAGCCGAGAACAGACTGCAGATGGGGGGCTGCAGAAAGAAATGCCTCTCCATCCTTAAAACCTTGCGGGATCGTCACCTTGAACTGCCGGGTCAGCCCCTGAACAATTACCACATGAAGACTTTGGTTTCCTACGAGTGTGAAAAGCATCCCCGGGAATCAGACTGGGACGAGTCTTGCCTCGGTGATCGGCTAAACGGGATTTTGCTGCAACTCATCTCCTGCCTGCAGTGCCGGCGGTGTCCCCACTACTTCCTACCGAACTTAGATCTGTTTCAAGGCAAACCTCACTCGGCTCTGGAAAACGCTGCCAAACAAACGTGGCGACTGGCAAGAGAGATCCTGACCAACCCGAAAAGTTTGGAAAAACTTTAG